The DNA region ATCATGAAGACGTTGCGCGAACCCAGGTCGAAGAGCTGATCCATGCCGCGGCGGAAGGAAAACTGCGGCAGTTCGCGGAAATCGTCGCGCGCCTGCGACCAGACCAGAAAGATGGTCGACCCGGGGCGGTACTCCCAGCGCACCACCACGTTGGCGTTGAAACTCAGAAGCGAGAAGTCCGGATCGCCCGGCGTGCCGTCCAGCGACTGATCCGGCGCGGGCGTGAATGCAAACCCGCCGTCCCAGTACTTGTAATTGTCGTGCGTGATGTGGGCGATGAACGGCTGGGCGTACAGCTGCACCGACAGCGCGGTGGTGAAGGTGGCGATCCCGCGTACGGTCAGGGAAAACTGCTCGGCGTCCTGCTCGGCGAACAGGTATCCGCCGGGGGTGTTCTGGCCGGGCTCGACGGTGGTGATGTAGCGTGACGAATTCCAACTGAGAGCGTAGCTGGGGCCGAAGGTGACCTCCAAGTTGGTCGAGGGGCGCACGGTCATGAACAGATCGTAGCTGTTTTGCGCGCCGTCGCGGTCATCCCCCCAGGAGTAGTTGATGTTGCCGCTGACCGGCTTGCGGTAATCGGTCTCGGCCCAGACCCAGGAGTAGGTGGCGGCCGGCTGCGGCACCATCACCCTTCTGCCGATTTCGTAGTCGTCGACCCGGCGGGCCGAGCGCTCATGGCCGCCGCCCAGGTACCAGAGGTTCTTGAATTGCATCTGGCCATTCCAGTTGAAGCCCAGCCCGAGACGGTCACCGGCGTTGTTCCAGTTGTACCAGGAGTTGAAGTTGTTCCAGGTGCGGCTGATCGGCCCCCAACCCTTCTCGGTGCGGTACTGCAGCCACGACCACCCGCCGACGTAGTCGGCCCGGCGGATGAAACCGAGATCGTTGTAATCGAAGGCGCGGTCGTTGTATTCGAACCCGGTCTCGGCGATGACGTGCCGTCCCGACAGCTTCTCCGCCAGCAGCCAGACACCCCAGCCCGGCGCGCGCAGCGCCGGGTCGGTCGCCCCCGCCTGCCCGCGGAACCCGTAACTGTTCTTTTTGGTCCGCAGCGTCCAGTCCACCGCGCCGGCGTAGGACGGGTTGCGCGTGTCTTTGTAGAGGGACGTCACGGTCAGGCCGACCGACGAGTTGCCGAGGATGTCTTGCTTGACGCGGGCGATGTTGGCCATGCCGCGCTCGGCGACCCGCTCGCGCAGGACCACGGTGTCGCCCTGGCCATCGGCGCCGTAGTACTCGGCGTGCTCATCGGTGGTGATGGCGTTGACCATCGAATACGAGAGCCCGCCGCCGGTCTTGCCGGAGAGTTTGCCGGCGTAGAGAATCGTGGCGGCCTCCGGACGGCTGATGATCATGTCGTCGGAGGCGGCGCCGGAGGGATAGCGCGGCGCCGCGCCGATGCGCCGGGAGTAGAAGAGATTGAACGGCGTGTCGAACAGCTGCAGACCCTCGAGGAAGAAGGGGCGTTTCTCCTGATAGAATGTCTCGAAGCGCCCGAGATTGAGCACGGTGCCGTCGGCCTCGACCTGCCCGAAGTCGGGGTTGATCGTGGCATCCAGCACGGTGTTGGGGGAGAGGGCCCATTTGAAGTCGGCGCCGGCATTCTGCAGCATCTCGCGCCCGTCGGGATTGCCCGGCTTCTTCGGCTCGGTCTGCACCTTGCTGGTCGTATAGGGCAGAAGCTCCAGGTGCCGCGGCGGGTCGATCTGCCGGATGCCTTTCAGCAGGCCGTAACGCGAGACCCCGGTCGCCTCCGAACGGGGGACAAACTGCCAGCGCGTGGTCTCATCGTTGCGCGAGATGTAGCGGATAAAGTCGATGCCCCACTCCTGCTCCGGCTGAGGCGGAAAGCGCAGGCAGTGGTAGGGGATCTTCATCTCCACCGTCCAGCCATAGGGAATCTCGCGCACTTTCGACTCCCAGACCGCGTCCCAGGAGTCATCGCTCCAGTTGTTGTTGTAGATGTAAAGATCGCGCTGCACGCCGGAGGCGTTCACGTTGAACGCGTAGGCGGTCTGACGGTCATGGTAGGAGTCGATCGCCACCTGGACAAAGTCGGCCTCGGTGGAGCGATCGCGGCGGGTGAGGCGACGGCGGATCTCGTGCGGTTTGGAATCGTAACAGACGATGCCCACATAGAGCGCTTCGTCGTCGTAGGCGAGACGCACCAGCGTCGACTCGCTGGCCAGCTGGCCTTCCTTGGGCCAGGTCTGCTTGAAGCCGCTGGCCGCGGGGGCTTCCGCCCAGAACTTTTCATCGAGGAGACCGTCGAGTTTGAACTCGCCGGTGCGGCGCACCGCCATCACTTCGCGCAGCGGATCGGCCTTGATCACGCTGTCGGCGGCGGGTGGCTCGGCCGCCGCGCCCAGCGAGGCGCCAGGAAGGGCCATCGCCAGAATCAGAATCATCGCCTTGTGTCGCCGCATGGACATACCTCACCCTTCCCGGTGGCACGCGCCCCTGATCCGAAGTGGTTGACGCACGATGGCGTCCGGTGGGACTCAGGTCCGGCGTGCTCCGCTTCCAGACCGCCGGTCATCTTCTGTTATTCAGCAAAGTTCAATCGCTGACGTTGTCGCGCGTCCCTCCCATGGTCGCGATCGTTCTCACCCGATTGGACGAGTGACGTGCGGTTCGGTTAGTCGCGGCCATCTGGTGGAGGCGAAAATCTCCCCTGCGATTCCGCACCCCGCGGCGAGAGGACGCCGCGTTGACACTCAGAGTACGGCCGCCTCCGGCGAAAGTTTCGCGCGGGAAGATCAGGTGCGCGCGGCCGGCCCGACCGGCGGTCGGGCGTCGACGGAAGACACGGTGCAGGAGGCCAGGCAGGGAATGAACTCAGAGCGGGCAAACTGCGAACCCCAGACATCCAGCATGCTCTGATCCAGCGCCAGGACACCCTCGCGGGTCACACCCGGCGGCGGCGGCAACAGTTGCGCCATGCGGTCGTAGACCAGCCCGCGGTTGGCTTTCGCCACCCGCGGCAGCAGTTGCCAGAGCGTGAAGACCTCGCACATGTTCGATTCGCGCAACACGGTCTCGAGATCGGCGACATGTCCGCCCTCAAAATCGAACCGGGCGAGCGCGGCGCGGAACGCGTCCGAAGCGCCGCCGAAATAGGGTGTGCCCGGCGCCTCGCCGGGACGGGTCTCACAGACCGCGCCCGACGGCACGCGCATCTCGCGGCCGGCGTGACGCACCGCCACCCAGCCGGAGTTGACACACAGATGGCTGCGTCCGGAGGCGTCGACCGTCAACGTGTACGCGGATCCCAGATCAATGATCGTGGCCGATGGCGTCTCGATGGCAAACACGCGCGGCGTGGTCAGGCCGACCGCATGAATCGTGCCATGGGTCAACGACAATCGCTGGTCGGACGGGCGGGTGCGGACCAGACGGAGGCGCGAATTCGGCGCCATCTGCACACAGCCGTGCTGGTTGACCTCGATCAACGCCGCCGAGGTGTCGTCGGTGACGATCGCGTGACCTTCGCCGGTGGTCACGACACCGTGGACGGCGGTCTCATCCAGGCGCGGCGCGCCGGCCAGCGGGGCGACATGCCAGGCGATCACCGGCTCGCCGGGACGTTCGGCGCCGCCAAACACCGCGATCAGCCAGCAGGCCGCCGCCGCCAGAGGCATCATCGTCAGGATCTCGATCAGTCCCTCGTGACGGCGCGGCGGGGGAGAGGCGGGGGCCTGACGGTAGCGACCCAGCAGCGTCTCCAGACGCCGCACTTCCGGGTCTTCCGAACCTGAGCCGTCCCACAGGTAATCATCGTTGGGCGTCATTTCGTCCATCCCAGTTTTTCGCGCAGCATTTGCATGCCACGGTGCAGATTGACCCGGACCGAGCCGGGTGTCAGGCCGGTGCGTTCGGCAATCTCCGGACCGGTCATGCCTTCCACCAGACGCAGGACCAGCGTCTCACGGTAGGCCTCCGGCAGCGATCGCACCAACAGCAGCACATGCGCCGCCTCGGCATCCTCCTGCGAGCGCGGGTCCGGCGCGGTTTCTTCGATCAACTCGACATCCTCGCGTCTTTGACGGTGATAGTCGTTGGCGCGGTTGCGGGCGATCGTCGCCAGCCAGCCGCCGAACGATTCCGGCTCGCGCAACGACGGCAGGCGCTCCACCACCGCCACAAAGACATCCTGCGCCAGATCGTCAACCTCGCCGCGCGGCACGCGCGCCAGAAGCAGCCCATGCACCATCGGGGAAAAGTCGCGATGCAATCGGGCCATCGCAGCCTCGTCGCCGCGTTGGGCCCGCACCACCAGCGC from bacterium includes:
- a CDS encoding FecR domain-containing protein, yielding MTPNDDYLWDGSGSEDPEVRRLETLLGRYRQAPASPPPRRHEGLIEILTMMPLAAAACWLIAVFGGAERPGEPVIAWHVAPLAGAPRLDETAVHGVVTTGEGHAIVTDDTSAALIEVNQHGCVQMAPNSRLRLVRTRPSDQRLSLTHGTIHAVGLTTPRVFAIETPSATIIDLGSAYTLTVDASGRSHLCVNSGWVAVRHAGREMRVPSGAVCETRPGEAPGTPYFGGASDAFRAALARFDFEGGHVADLETVLRESNMCEVFTLWQLLPRVAKANRGLVYDRMAQLLPPPPGVTREGVLALDQSMLDVWGSQFARSEFIPCLASCTVSSVDARPPVGPAART
- a CDS encoding sigma-70 family RNA polymerase sigma factor, whose product is MTAARGTTDVAALVVRAQRGDEAAMARLHRDFSPMVHGLLLARVPRGEVDDLAQDVFVAVVERLPSLREPESFGGWLATIARNRANDYHRQRREDVELIEETAPDPRSQEDAEAAHVLLLVRSLPEAYRETLVLRLVEGMTGPEIAERTGLTPGSVRVNLHRGMQMLREKLGWTK
- a CDS encoding DUF5916 domain-containing protein codes for the protein MRRHKAMILILAMALPGASLGAAAEPPAADSVIKADPLREVMAVRRTGEFKLDGLLDEKFWAEAPAASGFKQTWPKEGQLASESTLVRLAYDDEALYVGIVCYDSKPHEIRRRLTRRDRSTEADFVQVAIDSYHDRQTAYAFNVNASGVQRDLYIYNNNWSDDSWDAVWESKVREIPYGWTVEMKIPYHCLRFPPQPEQEWGIDFIRYISRNDETTRWQFVPRSEATGVSRYGLLKGIRQIDPPRHLELLPYTTSKVQTEPKKPGNPDGREMLQNAGADFKWALSPNTVLDATINPDFGQVEADGTVLNLGRFETFYQEKRPFFLEGLQLFDTPFNLFYSRRIGAAPRYPSGAASDDMIISRPEAATILYAGKLSGKTGGGLSYSMVNAITTDEHAEYYGADGQGDTVVLRERVAERGMANIARVKQDILGNSSVGLTVTSLYKDTRNPSYAGAVDWTLRTKKNSYGFRGQAGATDPALRAPGWGVWLLAEKLSGRHVIAETGFEYNDRAFDYNDLGFIRRADYVGGWSWLQYRTEKGWGPISRTWNNFNSWYNWNNAGDRLGLGFNWNGQMQFKNLWYLGGGHERSARRVDDYEIGRRVMVPQPAATYSWVWAETDYRKPVSGNINYSWGDDRDGAQNSYDLFMTVRPSTNLEVTFGPSYALSWNSSRYITTVEPGQNTPGGYLFAEQDAEQFSLTVRGIATFTTALSVQLYAQPFIAHITHDNYKYWDGGFAFTPAPDQSLDGTPGDPDFSLLSFNANVVVRWEYRPGSTIFLVWSQARDDFRELPQFSFRRGMDQLFDLGSRNVFMIKMNYWWNL